One segment of Rhodopirellula baltica SH 1 DNA contains the following:
- a CDS encoding beta-ketoacyl-[acyl-carrier-protein] synthase family protein encodes MNRSDIVITGVGVVSSIGLGREAFTESLLNGDSGVIELVDSTVGDRNATARYKFVQGSSGDTEQESPVEIGAPITDFDPKLFVKPRKALKVMCREIQTSFAASQMAIEDAGLSSLLPAEPADQAKVSGRIVVDRIGTVFGSEMLYGDPEELADAFAACKTEENEIDRSKFGNAAMRSITPLWMLKYLPNMPACHVGIAVNSHGPNNTLTVGDVSGPNAVLEACGYLRRGIADIMVAAAAGSRMNTTRTMFTEDQPLTGASASVERSSRPHAKDAKGIVRGEGAACVILETVESAEQGKRTPIAKVVGMASRFVPSAAFAEGRFTSSSEENAGRGSAAAIEAAIAGALSDAGLSSDDIGLVVGHGMGDPVIDAQEARAIAKALPGVPLTLPIGLLGHTGAATGMLGLTAAVVAAQRGTAPPVAHAADCPETLNVVQESAPLKQPYVIALSHTSHGSATAVIVSAT; translated from the coding sequence ATGAACCGCAGTGACATCGTGATCACCGGCGTCGGCGTGGTCTCATCAATCGGTTTGGGGCGAGAAGCCTTCACGGAATCTCTGCTCAACGGGGACAGCGGCGTCATCGAACTGGTCGACTCCACCGTCGGCGATCGAAATGCGACGGCGCGATACAAGTTTGTTCAGGGATCCTCCGGCGACACGGAGCAAGAGTCACCGGTGGAAATCGGTGCGCCGATCACGGACTTTGATCCAAAGCTGTTCGTAAAACCGCGAAAAGCTCTGAAGGTGATGTGTCGCGAAATCCAAACATCTTTCGCGGCCTCGCAAATGGCGATCGAGGATGCTGGACTGTCCTCGTTGTTGCCTGCCGAACCTGCAGACCAAGCCAAGGTATCCGGGCGCATCGTAGTGGATCGGATCGGAACCGTCTTCGGCAGCGAAATGTTGTATGGCGATCCGGAAGAATTGGCGGATGCTTTTGCCGCTTGCAAAACCGAAGAGAACGAAATCGATCGATCAAAATTCGGCAACGCGGCGATGCGTTCGATCACGCCGCTGTGGATGCTGAAGTACCTACCCAACATGCCGGCGTGTCACGTTGGAATTGCAGTCAATTCACACGGCCCCAACAACACGTTGACCGTCGGCGATGTGTCCGGTCCCAATGCGGTGTTGGAAGCATGCGGCTATCTGCGACGCGGAATCGCGGACATCATGGTCGCTGCTGCAGCGGGTTCGCGAATGAATACGACTCGAACCATGTTCACCGAAGATCAACCACTGACCGGTGCGTCGGCATCCGTTGAGCGTAGCAGCCGACCTCATGCGAAAGACGCCAAAGGAATCGTGCGAGGCGAAGGCGCGGCTTGCGTGATTTTGGAAACCGTCGAATCCGCTGAACAAGGAAAACGTACGCCAATCGCGAAAGTCGTGGGAATGGCGTCGCGGTTCGTGCCGTCCGCCGCATTCGCGGAGGGACGATTCACCAGTTCGTCCGAAGAGAACGCTGGGCGGGGATCAGCCGCCGCAATCGAGGCGGCCATCGCGGGCGCATTGTCTGATGCTGGATTGAGCTCCGATGACATTGGATTGGTGGTGGGGCACGGTATGGGCGACCCGGTCATTGACGCTCAAGAAGCCAGAGCGATTGCGAAAGCTTTGCCGGGTGTTCCGTTGACTTTGCCGATTGGGTTACTGGGCCATACGGGCGCAGCGACGGGAATGTTGGGGCTAACCGCCGCGGTCGTTGCGGCTCAGCGAGGCACAGCACCGCCTGTCGCCCACGCGGCGGATTGTCCAGAGACGCTGAATGTTGTTCAGGAATCTGCGCCACTCAAGCAACCTTACGTCATCGCGCTGTCTCACACCTCACACGGTTCGGCAACGGCTGTCATCGTTTCTGCGACTTGA
- a CDS encoding OsmC family protein — protein sequence MSVEITAVYQGQLHCEATHGPSGTKLVTDAPTDNGGRGSSFSPSDLVATALGTCVMTIMGLVADRHDLDLSGTTIRVEKEMASTPVRRIASLKTKVSFPSGLDLQPEMRDRLVAAARKCPVHQSLHPDIDAPIDFVDLD from the coding sequence ATGTCAGTCGAGATCACTGCGGTCTACCAAGGTCAACTTCATTGCGAAGCGACTCACGGGCCGAGCGGCACCAAATTGGTCACCGACGCCCCAACTGACAACGGCGGTCGAGGGTCCTCGTTTTCGCCGTCCGATCTGGTGGCGACCGCTCTGGGAACCTGCGTGATGACAATCATGGGATTGGTAGCTGATCGACACGACCTGGACTTGAGTGGGACCACCATTCGCGTCGAAAAGGAAATGGCCAGCACCCCCGTTCGGCGAATCGCGAGCTTGAAAACGAAGGTCTCCTTCCCCTCTGGGTTGGATTTGCAACCTGAGATGCGAGATCGACTGGTCGCTGCGGCGCGGAAGTGCCCCGTTCATCAAAGTTTGCATCCAGACATTGATGCACCAATCGACTTTGTCGACCTAGATTGA
- a CDS encoding MFS transporter, producing MEYARGKLMVASFLTLVASGIGFATRTAAGGPWEREFNLGGGEFGAILGAGFLGFGLMIFFGGILVEKFGYKKLLTIAFLLHLVSAGMLFAANPLFAGWQETDPENATSNVFSVLFWSAFVFSICQGLYEAVINPLIAQLYPENKTHYLNILHAGWPAGMILGGIFAACFIGENAWITELPWQYGLASFSIVVIAYGVMALPEKFPETVGETAGSFATIFSCFASIPFLVLIVLHGLIGYMELGVDSWMTKLMENLLPNSIIILVYTSFLMFVLRFFAGPIVHRVNPIGLLLGSSVISCLGLLWLGSPIQSVAMIFVAATFYSFGKAFLWPTMLGVAGERYPQSGSVAMGALGAVGMICVGQIAGPRIGAQQGYELSQHLEESAPETYARYEGSEPTSSWGYEYTPLDAAKLNAANGIEVDSGTVETAAIEEAKLIPEEEKPALIANAATDVPAVQASYLFGGRRALTLTAYIPGMMAIGFLGLLIYFRSIGGYKVLRFDEELGKAVPIEGHGHGESESDVVDSEAATSF from the coding sequence ATGGAATACGCTCGCGGAAAATTGATGGTCGCTAGCTTTTTAACGCTAGTTGCCTCTGGAATTGGTTTTGCAACTCGGACCGCCGCGGGTGGACCATGGGAACGTGAATTCAACCTTGGTGGTGGCGAATTTGGTGCCATCCTTGGCGCAGGGTTCTTAGGCTTCGGTCTGATGATCTTCTTCGGCGGTATTTTGGTCGAGAAGTTTGGCTACAAAAAACTCTTGACGATCGCTTTTCTGCTTCACTTGGTGAGTGCCGGAATGTTGTTCGCTGCCAACCCCTTGTTCGCAGGATGGCAAGAAACAGATCCTGAGAATGCGACGAGCAATGTGTTCTCCGTGCTCTTTTGGAGTGCGTTTGTCTTTTCAATCTGTCAGGGGCTCTACGAGGCGGTGATCAATCCGTTGATCGCTCAGCTGTACCCTGAGAACAAGACTCACTACTTGAACATTCTGCACGCGGGTTGGCCTGCCGGAATGATCCTTGGCGGCATCTTCGCTGCCTGTTTTATCGGCGAGAATGCCTGGATCACCGAACTGCCTTGGCAATACGGATTGGCCAGTTTCTCGATTGTTGTAATCGCTTACGGCGTCATGGCACTGCCTGAGAAGTTCCCAGAGACCGTTGGCGAAACAGCCGGCTCGTTTGCAACTATTTTTTCCTGCTTCGCATCGATCCCATTCTTGGTCCTGATCGTGTTGCACGGTTTGATCGGTTACATGGAGTTGGGTGTTGACTCTTGGATGACGAAGTTGATGGAAAACTTGCTTCCAAACTCGATCATCATTCTGGTCTACACATCATTCTTGATGTTTGTGCTTCGTTTCTTTGCAGGACCAATTGTCCATCGCGTCAATCCAATTGGATTGTTGCTTGGTAGTTCGGTGATCTCTTGCTTAGGGCTGCTTTGGTTGGGATCACCAATCCAAAGCGTTGCCATGATTTTCGTGGCCGCAACGTTCTACTCCTTTGGCAAAGCGTTCTTGTGGCCAACCATGTTGGGCGTTGCCGGTGAGCGCTATCCGCAAAGCGGTTCGGTCGCCATGGGGGCGTTGGGAGCCGTCGGAATGATTTGCGTCGGACAAATCGCTGGGCCACGTATCGGTGCTCAGCAAGGATACGAGCTATCCCAGCACTTGGAGGAATCCGCCCCGGAAACCTACGCTCGATACGAAGGCTCCGAGCCGACTTCGAGTTGGGGTTACGAGTACACGCCGCTCGATGCCGCGAAACTCAATGCTGCCAATGGCATCGAGGTTGACTCAGGAACCGTCGAGACCGCCGCAATCGAAGAAGCGAAGCTGATCCCAGAAGAAGAAAAGCCAGCGTTGATTGCGAACGCCGCGACCGATGTCCCCGCAGTACAGGCGTCGTATCTGTTCGGCGGCCGCCGGGCTTTGACTTTGACAGCCTACATTCCTGGAATGATGGCCATCGGATTCTTGGGGCTGTTGATCTACTTCCGAAGCATCGGCGGATACAAAGTCCTCCGATTCGATGAAGAACTCGGAAAGGCGGTCCCGATCGAAGGACACGGTCACGGCGAATCTGAATCTGATGTCGTTGATTCTGAAGCCGCAACGAGCTTCTAG
- a CDS encoding sigma-70 family RNA polymerase sigma factor, whose translation MLDRDEIVAVMHRLVICRNHLPFPTGSPPMTFSESLEQDELTLLKKSRRKTPTRRSEAAQSPLETYLREINETPLLSAEEELELAARIAQGDVMARDQMVRANLRLVVNISRGYTGKGLGLQDLIEEGNLGLLRAVEGFDPIHGTRFSTYASYWIKQSIKRALINSAKTIRIPAYMVELLSKWRRATARLNEELGRTPTNEEVARVLGLPKKKLPIIRKAIKINNSTPQSDQTEAGWSLGDMVQDERLKAPDEEMLDHDILKHAMSLLGDLEERESTVLKLRFGLGGVEPMTLKEIGAELGLTRERVRQIETEALRRLADGLTDPRERGY comes from the coding sequence GTGTTGGATCGAGACGAAATCGTCGCGGTGATGCATCGACTCGTGATTTGTCGGAACCACCTCCCTTTCCCGACCGGATCGCCACCGATGACTTTCTCCGAATCTCTTGAGCAGGACGAACTCACGCTGCTGAAAAAGAGTCGACGCAAAACGCCGACCCGCCGAAGTGAAGCGGCTCAGTCGCCTTTGGAAACTTACCTCCGCGAAATCAACGAAACTCCGTTGTTGTCCGCCGAGGAAGAGCTTGAACTCGCCGCCAGGATCGCCCAAGGCGATGTGATGGCTCGCGACCAAATGGTTCGAGCGAACCTGCGGTTGGTCGTGAACATCTCGCGGGGCTACACCGGCAAAGGGCTCGGACTGCAAGACCTGATCGAAGAAGGCAACCTGGGCTTGCTGCGGGCAGTCGAAGGTTTCGATCCGATTCACGGCACTCGGTTCAGCACCTATGCAAGTTACTGGATCAAGCAATCCATCAAACGAGCGTTGATCAATTCAGCCAAAACCATTCGTATCCCCGCGTACATGGTTGAGTTGTTGAGCAAGTGGCGTCGAGCGACCGCACGGTTGAACGAAGAGCTGGGCCGAACGCCGACCAACGAAGAAGTCGCCCGGGTGTTGGGACTGCCCAAAAAGAAATTGCCGATCATTCGCAAGGCAATCAAGATCAACAACTCGACGCCGCAAAGCGACCAAACCGAAGCAGGTTGGTCGTTGGGTGACATGGTGCAGGATGAGCGATTGAAAGCACCTGATGAGGAGATGCTCGATCACGACATCCTCAAACATGCGATGAGTCTGTTGGGCGATCTGGAAGAACGCGAATCGACAGTTTTGAAGCTGCGATTCGGGCTGGGCGGTGTCGAGCCGATGACGCTGAAGGAAATCGGCGCGGAGCTCGGATTGACTCGGGAACGTGTGCGTCAGATCGAAACCGAAGCACTGCGTCGCTTGGCAGACGGTCTGACCGATCCTCGGGAACGCGGGTACTGA